In a genomic window of Virgibacillus sp. SK37:
- a CDS encoding Ku protein, whose amino-acid sequence MHTMWKGTISFGLVNIPVKMHAATENKDVKLRQLHKECQSPVKYEKVCPVCDRKVENEEIVKAYEYAKNKFVILDDEELEALQKEQADKAVEIVDFVKLEEIDPIYFEKSYYLSPNEGGGKAYGLLRSALKDTGKIGVAKMIIRSKEQLAVIRVYENTLIVETIHYPDEVRSVQDVPNVPEEVAVAKKELDTAKMLIDQLTAEFDPEKYKDEYRTALLDLIEDKKNNEQTTTAKDVSTRPATATGADNLMDALQASLERAKKEKPKPKQPKRKTKTTTQKKKTAT is encoded by the coding sequence ATGCACACAATGTGGAAGGGCACCATAAGTTTCGGATTGGTGAACATACCAGTAAAAATGCATGCAGCAACAGAGAATAAGGATGTGAAGCTTCGTCAGCTTCATAAGGAGTGCCAATCACCTGTGAAATATGAGAAGGTTTGTCCGGTTTGTGATCGAAAGGTAGAGAATGAGGAAATTGTGAAGGCATATGAATACGCTAAAAATAAGTTTGTGATTTTAGATGATGAAGAACTGGAAGCATTGCAAAAGGAACAGGCCGATAAAGCAGTTGAAATTGTAGATTTTGTAAAGCTGGAAGAAATTGATCCGATCTATTTCGAAAAAAGCTATTACTTATCACCAAATGAAGGTGGCGGGAAGGCATACGGTTTATTACGAAGTGCTTTGAAAGACACCGGGAAAATTGGCGTAGCGAAAATGATTATCCGTTCAAAAGAGCAGCTTGCTGTGATCCGTGTATACGAAAATACACTTATTGTAGAGACGATTCACTATCCTGATGAAGTCCGGAGTGTACAAGATGTGCCAAACGTGCCTGAAGAAGTAGCTGTCGCGAAAAAAGAACTCGACACTGCGAAAATGTTAATTGATCAGTTAACAGCTGAGTTTGATCCTGAAAAATATAAAGATGAATATCGCACCGCATTGCTTGATTTAATTGAAGATAAGAAAAATAATGAGCAAACAACTACGGCGAAGGATGTAAGTACAAGACCGGCTACAGCCACAGGTGCTGATAATTTAATGGATGCACTGCAAGCCTCTTTAGAGCGAGCTAAAAAAGAAAAACCGAAGCCAAAACAACCAAAACGTAAAACAAAAACAACAACACAGAAAAAGAAAACAGCAACGTAA
- a CDS encoding DNA ligase D, with amino-acid sequence MPVMKPISSNDIPQGENWLYEIKYDGFRCVIYWNQGEIKLVSKNNNDLTKGFPEIVEALYAVESEMTEVLPITLDGELVILNNDYQGNFSALQKRGRLKNKAAILKAAETRPASFLAFDLWQQGKENMEKVPYIERKIALESLLATIKVPQLRIVKAFENPNKLWEIIFNYKGEGMIAKRKRSIYQPGKGHHDWLKIKNWRTFHGFLTTYDKKNNYFTVGVFNGENISTIGKCKHGLDKDTFSSIAQFFIKNGVEHGEGYELPPAICASLHTLDLYKNELREPEFSTLLPNISATECTQQKLELDMAMLPQKVELTNTEKIFWPSTGYTKGDLLVYIREIAPYMLPFIKSKALTIIRAPDGVSNEHFFQKHLPDYAPDFINSIPYENKKLIVCDSLDSLIWFANHGAVEYHVPFQYITQTHPHEIVFDLDPPDRKRFSLAIKAANIIKPMLDELELTSFVKTSGNKGLQIHIPLPSNKLSYEDTALITQSIAWTVETAYPNLFTTERMKKKRNERLYIDYVQHGKDKTIIAPYSPRRTEEATVSTPLFWEEVKDGLEPTSFTIKNMIERVQTLGCPFKDYFKAGENQDLDKVLSFIRG; translated from the coding sequence ATGCCAGTGATGAAGCCTATTAGCAGTAATGACATTCCTCAGGGAGAGAATTGGTTATATGAAATAAAGTACGATGGCTTTCGTTGTGTTATATACTGGAATCAAGGAGAAATTAAACTGGTAAGTAAAAATAATAATGACCTTACAAAGGGATTTCCAGAAATTGTCGAAGCACTATATGCAGTAGAATCAGAAATGACAGAAGTCCTGCCGATAACCTTAGATGGAGAACTCGTCATTCTAAACAATGACTATCAAGGGAATTTCTCCGCTCTACAGAAACGAGGTCGCCTGAAAAATAAAGCAGCTATCCTCAAAGCAGCTGAGACCAGACCTGCATCTTTTTTAGCATTTGACCTTTGGCAACAAGGCAAGGAAAACATGGAAAAAGTCCCTTATATTGAACGGAAAATTGCTCTAGAATCTCTTTTAGCAACTATTAAGGTACCTCAGCTACGTATTGTAAAAGCATTTGAAAACCCGAATAAATTATGGGAAATAATTTTTAATTATAAGGGAGAAGGAATGATTGCAAAGAGAAAGCGAAGTATTTACCAACCGGGCAAAGGGCATCATGATTGGTTAAAAATAAAAAATTGGCGAACCTTCCATGGTTTTCTTACGACCTATGACAAGAAAAATAATTACTTTACTGTAGGAGTATTTAATGGAGAAAATATAAGTACTATTGGGAAATGTAAGCATGGATTGGATAAAGACACGTTCTCCTCCATTGCCCAATTCTTCATTAAAAATGGTGTGGAGCATGGAGAGGGCTATGAACTTCCTCCAGCAATATGTGCCTCTCTTCATACACTTGACTTATATAAAAATGAGTTAAGAGAACCTGAGTTTTCCACACTGTTGCCAAATATATCAGCGACTGAGTGCACCCAGCAGAAGCTTGAGCTGGATATGGCTATGCTTCCACAAAAGGTGGAGCTTACGAATACAGAAAAGATTTTTTGGCCGAGTACCGGTTATACAAAAGGGGATTTACTTGTATACATAAGGGAAATAGCCCCCTATATGCTTCCGTTTATAAAAAGTAAAGCTCTTACAATTATTCGCGCACCGGACGGAGTTAGCAATGAGCATTTTTTTCAAAAACATCTACCTGACTACGCACCGGATTTTATTAACTCCATCCCTTATGAAAATAAAAAGCTCATTGTTTGTGACTCGCTTGATTCACTTATTTGGTTTGCAAATCATGGAGCTGTGGAATATCATGTTCCATTTCAATATATTACACAAACACATCCACATGAGATTGTATTTGATTTAGATCCACCAGATCGAAAAAGATTTAGTTTAGCTATTAAAGCAGCAAATATTATTAAGCCAATGCTTGATGAATTAGAGCTCACTTCCTTTGTAAAAACCTCCGGAAATAAAGGTCTGCAAATACACATTCCACTTCCGTCTAATAAGCTATCCTATGAGGATACGGCATTAATCACTCAATCCATTGCCTGGACAGTGGAGACAGCTTATCCTAACTTATTTACAACGGAACGGATGAAGAAAAAGCGGAATGAAAGACTTTATATTGATTATGTACAGCACGGGAAGGACAAGACTATTATTGCACCATATTCCCCAAGAAGGACGGAAGAAGCTACAGTTTCTACTCCTTTATTTTGGGAAGAAGTTAAAGATGGCTTAGAACCAACAAGTTTTACAATAAAAAATATGATAGAACGAGTACAAACACTTGGTTGTCCCTTCAAGGATTACTTTAAGGCTGGCGAGAATCAAGACCTGGATAAAGTATTATCATTTATAAGGGGTTAA
- a CDS encoding L-cystine transporter — translation MDLIYILLNIAVLLAVIGLLIWMQKKHYSFSRRVFTGLGLGILLGTVLQLIYGTGSEVLTATTDWYSIVGSGYVRLLMMIVIPLVLVSIIQSIINLENSAELGKMSAWIIGILITTTMVAAFVGIGTATLFDLSAEQIEAGQAESERGTMLETTLGEVQDQSTPDKILNFIPSNIFMDMTGQRSTSVIAVVIFSIIVGIAVLGVRRKNPEQAEMFTKIINSLYAVVMRIVTLVLRLTPFGILALMANTVANTDFAGIVELGKFVIASYVALFVMFIIHLVLVGVFGLNPLTYLKKVIPVLGFAFTSRSSAGTIPLNIQAQKNSLGVDQGIANMSASFGATMGQNGCAGIYPAMLAVMIAPTVGIDPLSPGFILQLVLIIGVSSFGIAGVGGGATFAALIVLSSMNMPVALAGLLISIEALIDMGRTALNVNGAMVSGTISSRILKKLNLKTFNDKTAIEESTSL, via the coding sequence ATGGATTTAATTTATATATTACTTAATATTGCCGTACTATTAGCGGTAATTGGTTTGTTGATTTGGATGCAGAAGAAACACTATTCTTTTTCAAGAAGAGTGTTTACAGGTTTAGGTTTGGGGATTTTATTGGGGACGGTGCTACAGTTAATCTATGGAACAGGTTCTGAGGTGCTGACTGCAACAACAGACTGGTATAGCATTGTAGGTAGTGGGTATGTACGTTTACTTATGATGATTGTTATACCATTAGTACTTGTATCTATTATTCAGTCAATCATTAACCTGGAGAACTCAGCCGAGTTAGGGAAGATGTCAGCTTGGATTATTGGGATATTGATAACTACAACGATGGTCGCTGCATTTGTAGGGATAGGGACTGCTACATTATTTGATTTAAGTGCAGAGCAAATTGAAGCAGGTCAAGCAGAGAGTGAACGGGGGACAATGCTGGAAACAACATTAGGAGAGGTGCAAGACCAATCCACCCCGGATAAGATCCTTAATTTCATCCCATCAAATATTTTTATGGATATGACAGGACAACGCTCAACTTCTGTAATAGCTGTTGTTATTTTCTCTATTATTGTAGGGATTGCGGTACTTGGTGTACGACGTAAAAACCCAGAGCAGGCAGAAATGTTTACGAAGATTATAAACTCCCTGTACGCTGTGGTAATGCGAATCGTGACATTGGTGTTACGTTTAACGCCATTTGGTATTTTAGCGTTAATGGCTAATACAGTAGCGAACACAGATTTTGCTGGAATTGTAGAACTTGGTAAATTTGTAATTGCTTCTTATGTAGCGTTATTTGTTATGTTTATCATTCACTTGGTATTAGTCGGAGTATTTGGTTTAAATCCATTAACATATTTGAAAAAGGTAATACCTGTACTTGGCTTTGCGTTTACTTCCCGATCCAGTGCGGGTACTATTCCACTGAACATTCAAGCACAGAAAAACTCATTAGGTGTGGACCAAGGTATTGCTAACATGTCTGCATCCTTTGGAGCAACGATGGGGCAAAATGGGTGTGCGGGTATTTATCCTGCTATGCTTGCAGTAATGATTGCGCCAACCGTTGGTATTGATCCACTATCACCAGGCTTTATTTTGCAGTTAGTGTTAATTATCGGTGTCAGCTCATTCGGTATTGCTGGTGTAGGTGGGGGAGCGACATTTGCAGCGTTAATCGTGCTTTCGTCCATGAATATGCCTGTAGCCCTTGCTGGTCTTCTTATTTCCATTGAGGCTTTAATTGATATGGGACGTACAGCATTGAATGTTAATGGTGCCATGGTTTCAGGAACAATAAGCTCTCGTATCTTGAAAAAATTGAATCTAAAAACGTTTAATGACAAAACAGCAATTGAAGAAAGTACTTCTTTATAA
- a CDS encoding OsmC family protein: protein MAEHHFHLKATWPGGRNNDGFIETENLKTKISIPTEMDGPGIGTNPDEMLLGAAATCYVITLAAMIERAELPLEKMGLDSEGIVDVTGGVFTYKKIIHRPHVTLNQDATEEQVNKLKKLVEKAEKSCMISRAIQGNVEIELEADIR from the coding sequence ATGGCAGAACATCATTTTCACTTAAAGGCTACGTGGCCTGGAGGGCGAAATAACGACGGTTTTATTGAAACTGAAAATTTAAAAACAAAAATTTCGATTCCTACTGAAATGGATGGACCAGGGATTGGTACAAATCCAGATGAAATGTTACTTGGAGCAGCTGCAACTTGCTATGTAATAACGCTAGCCGCAATGATTGAGCGTGCAGAGCTACCATTGGAGAAGATGGGATTGGATTCAGAAGGTATTGTAGATGTAACAGGGGGAGTATTTACGTATAAGAAAATAATTCATCGGCCTCATGTTACCCTTAATCAAGATGCTACTGAGGAACAAGTAAACAAACTTAAAAAGCTTGTAGAAAAAGCCGAAAAAAGTTGCATGATTTCACGAGCGATCCAAGGCAACGTAGAAATTGAATTAGAAGCAGATATTAGATAA
- a CDS encoding Na-translocating system protein MpsC family protein: protein MSTKSQASIIASSVGKLLRDNFGKGPGSIYVSISRGFVTMYLQNFLAPMERILLNQKNDLKIQETRDLMMSELIPEIKWILTSELNSGVKTILYDWELEKKSGIIFAEMEPIFNESEEEDLDYPAKEKLHGEINRFTEKAQKTPMHLVSYKLNERTIISRREEILVLIEKELIQSGFSEQLRLSKRKLEKSLINIDYIESVLNQEIQDIFVDWDFSDDVGYVVFILKPTK, encoded by the coding sequence TTGAGTACTAAAAGTCAAGCTTCCATCATTGCAAGCTCTGTAGGTAAATTATTGCGGGACAATTTCGGGAAGGGCCCCGGGTCTATTTATGTTTCCATCAGTAGAGGTTTTGTAACAATGTATCTGCAAAATTTTTTAGCTCCAATGGAACGTATTTTGTTAAATCAAAAGAATGATTTAAAGATACAAGAAACCAGAGACCTCATGATGTCAGAGCTGATTCCGGAAATAAAGTGGATTCTTACTTCAGAATTAAATTCAGGTGTGAAAACAATTCTCTATGACTGGGAACTGGAAAAAAAATCAGGAATTATATTTGCTGAGATGGAACCAATCTTTAATGAATCTGAAGAGGAAGATCTTGATTATCCAGCAAAAGAGAAATTACACGGGGAAATTAATCGATTCACTGAAAAAGCGCAAAAAACGCCAATGCATTTGGTTTCTTATAAATTGAACGAGCGCACCATTATATCTAGACGGGAAGAAATTTTAGTATTAATTGAGAAGGAACTTATTCAATCCGGCTTCTCTGAACAGCTAAGATTATCAAAAAGAAAATTGGAAAAATCTTTAATAAATATAGATTATATAGAAAGTGTGCTGAATCAGGAAATTCAGGATATTTTTGTAGACTGGGACTTCAGTGATGATGTAGGTTACGTGGTATTTATATTAAAGCCAACTAAATAG
- a CDS encoding DUF488 domain-containing protein yields MPVQIKRIYNEEDQNDGFRVLVDRVWPRGMSKESANLDEWMKNIGPSNELRKWFNHDPEKFSEFKKKYKDELQNGDQNEELEELKDLTKKHNKHITLLFSAKDENNNQAAVLKEILDRQ; encoded by the coding sequence ATGCCTGTACAAATAAAGCGTATTTATAATGAAGAGGATCAAAACGATGGCTTTCGCGTACTTGTGGACCGTGTATGGCCTCGCGGTATGTCTAAAGAATCAGCCAATCTGGACGAATGGATGAAAAATATCGGTCCATCCAACGAACTCCGCAAATGGTTTAACCATGACCCCGAAAAGTTTTCTGAGTTTAAGAAGAAATATAAAGACGAACTTCAAAATGGAGACCAAAATGAAGAACTAGAAGAACTAAAAGATTTAACTAAAAAGCATAACAAGCATATTACTTTATTGTTTTCAGCGAAAGATGAAAACAATAATCAGGCAGCTGTTTTGAAGGAAATCCTTGATAGACAGTAG
- a CDS encoding TerC family protein — MGADLLLEYLWVLVVLVGLEGLLAADNALVLAIMVKHLPEKQRKKALFYGLAGAFVLRFGSLFIISFLVDVWEVQALGAAYLLFISIKNLYGKLKSGKKEEEEAEEKAKVARGNGFWMTVLKVEFADLAFAVDSILAAVALAVALPPTDLGQVGSLDTAQFAVVFAGGMIGLIIMRFAANIFVDLLHKRPGLEIAAFVIVGWVGIKLAVIVMAHPDVAWIPEHFPHSTIWKLTFYIVLVAIAVIGWFASGVKENKDEQSS; from the coding sequence ATGGGTGCAGATTTATTGTTGGAATACCTATGGGTGCTCGTTGTCTTAGTTGGTTTAGAAGGGCTTCTAGCTGCAGATAATGCATTAGTTTTGGCTATTATGGTAAAGCATCTTCCTGAAAAGCAGCGGAAGAAAGCACTTTTTTATGGACTGGCAGGAGCGTTTGTATTGCGGTTTGGTTCCTTGTTTATCATTTCATTTCTCGTAGATGTATGGGAGGTACAAGCACTAGGTGCCGCTTATCTATTATTTATTTCTATAAAGAATTTGTATGGAAAGTTAAAGTCCGGGAAGAAAGAAGAAGAGGAAGCAGAGGAAAAGGCAAAGGTTGCGAGAGGCAATGGCTTTTGGATGACTGTTTTAAAGGTCGAGTTTGCTGATTTAGCCTTTGCCGTTGATTCAATTCTAGCGGCAGTAGCTTTGGCAGTTGCTCTGCCACCAACAGATCTTGGCCAAGTAGGAAGCCTTGATACAGCACAATTTGCTGTAGTTTTTGCTGGCGGTATGATTGGTCTGATTATCATGCGTTTTGCCGCAAACATCTTTGTTGATTTGCTTCATAAGCGACCAGGACTTGAGATAGCAGCTTTTGTGATTGTAGGTTGGGTTGGAATTAAGTTAGCTGTTATTGTAATGGCACATCCGGATGTAGCTTGGATTCCTGAACACTTCCCACATTCTACAATATGGAAATTAACTTTCTATATTGTGTTAGTAGCTATTGCGGTTATCGGATGGTTTGCTTCTGGGGTAAAAGAGAACAAAGACGAACAATCAAGCTAA
- a CDS encoding phospho-sugar mutase, with amino-acid sequence MTSWQKVYEKWLGYQNLDPALKENLEELKDDHEALEDAFYKELTFGTGGMRGVLGPGINRMNIYTIRKAVNGLANYILENTVNVKDRGVVVAYDSRYMSQEFAVEAAKVLGSYGIKAYVFESLRPTPLLSYAVRYLGTVAGIMITASHNPPEYNGFKVYNEDGGQITPDQAADIVSYIQNTEDELLVPVMERSELEQKELLNWVGQEVDHGYLERLQSITKLDEEARKKEKDLRIVFTPLHGTAHDLVMSGLEQLNFNNVEVVKEQAKPDPEFSTVASPNPEEHQAFTMAIEQGEKTDAAILLGTDPDADRLGVAVKNKSGDYQVLTGNQLGALMLDYILSHSDPMVLKSARMIKTVVTSELGRAIADAYNVKTINTLTGFKYIGEKIHQFDATGETFVFGYEESYGYLISTFVRDKDAVQAAVMASEMAYYWNGKGKTLLEALEVLYEEHGYYMEGMSSLTLKGKEGTEQIAAIMEAVRNNPITKIADLKVEVAEDYLQSERKFLTSKAEAETIQLPKENMIKLILEGECWVCLRPSGTEPKIKYYYGVCGESKQDSERKLTLIKHAMDEMIEQIRTKR; translated from the coding sequence ATGACTAGTTGGCAAAAGGTGTATGAGAAATGGCTCGGATATCAAAATCTTGATCCTGCACTCAAAGAAAATTTAGAAGAATTAAAAGATGATCATGAAGCATTAGAAGATGCGTTTTATAAGGAATTAACATTTGGTACAGGTGGAATGAGAGGCGTACTTGGGCCTGGTATAAACCGAATGAATATTTATACCATTCGTAAAGCTGTTAACGGGTTGGCTAATTATATTCTTGAAAACACAGTGAACGTTAAAGACCGTGGTGTGGTAGTAGCGTATGATTCACGTTATATGTCTCAGGAATTTGCAGTGGAAGCAGCAAAAGTATTGGGTTCTTATGGGATTAAAGCATATGTATTTGAATCATTAAGGCCGACTCCACTACTTTCCTATGCTGTACGTTACTTAGGAACTGTAGCCGGGATAATGATAACGGCAAGTCATAACCCACCTGAATACAACGGTTTTAAGGTATACAATGAAGACGGGGGGCAAATCACACCAGACCAGGCTGCTGATATTGTTTCTTATATTCAGAATACGGAAGATGAGCTACTTGTTCCTGTAATGGAAAGAAGCGAATTGGAACAAAAAGAACTGCTAAATTGGGTAGGCCAGGAAGTGGACCACGGTTACTTAGAGAGACTTCAGTCCATTACCAAATTGGATGAAGAAGCGCGAAAGAAGGAGAAAGATCTCCGTATTGTGTTTACACCGCTACATGGCACAGCACATGATCTTGTGATGAGCGGCTTGGAACAATTGAACTTCAACAATGTGGAGGTTGTGAAAGAACAGGCAAAACCTGACCCGGAATTCTCAACTGTAGCTTCTCCAAATCCGGAGGAACACCAAGCGTTCACTATGGCAATTGAACAAGGGGAAAAAACAGATGCGGCAATACTACTTGGTACTGATCCCGATGCTGATCGACTAGGTGTGGCAGTTAAAAATAAATCAGGCGATTATCAGGTTTTGACCGGAAATCAACTCGGAGCTCTCATGCTTGATTATATTTTATCCCACAGTGATCCGATGGTGTTAAAAAGTGCACGTATGATTAAAACAGTTGTCACTTCAGAGCTTGGCCGCGCGATTGCAGATGCGTACAATGTTAAAACAATAAATACATTGACAGGATTTAAATATATTGGTGAAAAGATCCATCAATTTGATGCCACGGGTGAAACCTTTGTATTTGGCTATGAAGAGAGCTATGGCTATTTGATCAGCACCTTTGTGCGAGATAAAGATGCTGTACAGGCAGCGGTAATGGCTAGTGAAATGGCATATTATTGGAATGGAAAAGGTAAAACATTGTTGGAAGCCTTAGAGGTATTGTATGAAGAACACGGCTACTATATGGAAGGGATGTCTTCTCTCACATTAAAAGGGAAAGAAGGTACGGAGCAAATTGCAGCAATTATGGAAGCTGTTCGAAATAACCCAATAACGAAAATTGCTGACCTTAAAGTAGAAGTGGCAGAGGATTACTTACAAAGTGAAAGGAAATTTCTAACGAGCAAAGCAGAAGCTGAAACAATTCAACTGCCAAAGGAGAATATGATAAAACTGATATTGGAAGGCGAATGTTGGGTATGCCTCCGTCCATCTGGTACAGAACCTAAAATTAAATATTATTACGGTGTTTGTGGAGAATCAAAACAAGATAGTGAAAGAAAACTAACCTTGATTAAGCATGCCATGGACGAAATGATTGAGCAAATTAGAACAAAAAGATGA
- a CDS encoding AI-2E family transporter gives MANKRWFQILVFFVLVFLLIWLISKTEFIFTPVFQYLGAVAFPIVGAGILYYLSKPLMHLFERLKINRIFSIVLVFLVIILLVYLFINYIAPIAQTQFNNLIDNIPGMVGMIEDFITYWQNNYTALPDQVLEAVQDFTDNIQAYVENILNSVFGFISQLIGILTGLILVPFFLFFMLKDGDKLVPFVTRIFSPKKASNIKSLLGKIDDTLTAFIQGQLIVSFAVGVLLFIGYLIIGLKYSLTLALFGMLMNVIPFLGPFIAVVPALIVGAIQEPIMILWVAIVMVAAQQIESNLISPNVMGRALDLHPLTVITVILAAGSIAGFLGILFAVPFYAVAKTIIVHFYHTYQDTKKDKNDALI, from the coding sequence GTGGCAAACAAACGCTGGTTTCAAATACTAGTATTCTTTGTATTAGTTTTCCTATTAATATGGCTCATTTCTAAAACGGAATTTATTTTTACACCCGTTTTTCAATATCTTGGTGCGGTAGCATTTCCTATAGTGGGAGCTGGAATTTTATACTATTTGTCGAAACCACTTATGCACCTGTTTGAACGACTTAAAATTAATCGGATTTTTTCGATTGTACTTGTTTTCCTGGTTATTATTCTGCTTGTCTATTTGTTTATTAATTACATTGCTCCAATTGCGCAGACACAGTTTAATAATTTAATTGACAACATACCCGGTATGGTGGGAATGATAGAAGATTTTATTACATATTGGCAGAATAACTATACTGCTCTTCCAGACCAAGTGTTAGAGGCAGTACAAGACTTCACGGATAATATTCAAGCCTATGTAGAAAACATTTTGAATTCCGTATTTGGTTTTATTAGTCAGCTTATTGGAATTTTAACAGGACTTATTTTAGTACCTTTCTTCCTCTTTTTCATGCTGAAGGATGGGGATAAATTGGTACCATTTGTAACGAGAATTTTTTCACCAAAAAAGGCATCCAATATTAAGAGTTTGCTTGGAAAAATTGATGATACGTTAACAGCGTTTATTCAAGGACAGCTTATTGTCAGCTTTGCTGTTGGTGTGTTGCTGTTCATTGGGTATTTAATTATTGGACTGAAATATTCATTAACACTTGCGTTGTTTGGTATGCTAATGAATGTTATCCCATTCCTGGGGCCGTTTATTGCTGTAGTACCTGCGTTAATTGTTGGCGCTATTCAGGAACCGATCATGATACTTTGGGTAGCAATTGTCATGGTAGCCGCCCAGCAAATTGAGAGTAACTTAATCTCTCCAAATGTTATGGGGCGGGCACTTGATCTTCACCCATTAACTGTAATCACCGTAATTCTTGCTGCTGGCAGTATTGCAGGATTTCTTGGAATTCTCTTCGCAGTTCCATTTTATGCAGTAGCTAAAACAATCATTGTGCATTTTTACCACACCTACCAGGATACAAAAAAAGATAAAAATGATGCATTAATCTAA
- a CDS encoding GNAT family N-acetyltransferase, with the protein MEIRFITSVREYAKKVESLLLHKEACNNLMLGLIDRILKNRSDCHLGLVENDKGAIYAFMQTPPHNWILADVENVDKSVVQEIVRFLNNTDMDIPGVLGPDLYASYFVKEWEAITGKKANIHMNELIYQLDEVKITPISGGMLVPATEKQYNLLVKWLICFGQEANEDITKSYAETLARSFIKNQSAYLWKKNGRFVSMANRSRTTKHGATINAVYTPDAYKRNGYATDLVASLSTQFLEEGYQFCSLYTDKSNSTSNHIYQMIGYYEVGSSTVYSME; encoded by the coding sequence GTGGAAATTAGGTTCATAACATCCGTAAGAGAGTATGCGAAAAAGGTGGAATCCTTATTACTACATAAAGAAGCTTGTAACAACTTAATGCTTGGGTTAATTGATCGGATCTTGAAAAACAGGTCAGATTGCCACCTTGGATTAGTAGAGAACGATAAAGGAGCAATTTATGCTTTTATGCAAACACCTCCCCATAACTGGATTTTAGCAGATGTGGAAAACGTAGATAAAAGTGTAGTACAAGAGATAGTGAGATTTCTTAACAATACAGATATGGACATCCCAGGAGTCTTAGGGCCGGATCTGTATGCATCTTATTTTGTTAAAGAATGGGAGGCCATTACAGGCAAAAAGGCAAACATCCACATGAACGAATTAATTTATCAACTGGACGAGGTCAAAATCACTCCTATTTCTGGAGGTATGTTAGTACCTGCCACTGAAAAGCAATATAATTTACTTGTAAAGTGGCTTATTTGCTTTGGACAGGAAGCGAATGAGGACATTACAAAGTCTTATGCGGAGACACTTGCAAGAAGCTTTATAAAAAATCAATCTGCTTATCTTTGGAAGAAAAACGGTAGATTTGTATCGATGGCTAACAGATCTCGTACAACTAAGCATGGGGCTACGATTAATGCTGTTTACACACCAGATGCTTATAAAAGAAATGGGTATGCTACAGATCTTGTGGCGTCCTTAAGTACTCAATTCCTTGAAGAGGGTTATCAGTTTTGCAGTTTGTATACAGATAAATCAAATAGTACTTCAAATCATATATATCAAATGATTGGGTACTATGAAGTGGGTTCATCTACTGTTTACTCCATGGAATAA
- a CDS encoding SE1832 family protein, giving the protein MTKKELEAKLDELKSDYVRIQSDMDKLEYVRGRVSSAEAQLIRLEGEISEINKKLEAYE; this is encoded by the coding sequence ATGACAAAAAAAGAATTGGAAGCTAAATTAGATGAATTAAAATCTGATTATGTAAGAATCCAAAGCGATATGGATAAATTAGAATACGTCCGTGGGAGAGTTTCTTCCGCAGAAGCACAGTTAATTCGCCTGGAGGGTGAAATCTCAGAAATCAACAAAAAGCTTGAAGCGTACGAGTAA